The genomic DNA CCAAATAGAACGTTTTTTGTTTAGATTCTGACATATACTGATATAACAATTCTGGGACAGAAACTGACGGTATTTGTTCATGGCTAGCTTCATAATCAGCTTCGTTAGTAAGGGTAGAAGGTTTAATTACAAGTGATTGCAATAGCTCCTTTGCTGGGTGTTTTGTAATTGTTAAATATTTTGCATATTCTAATATGTTATAGAACTGCTTTGTAGGATAATCGCTATTATAGATGCCGGGGCCTGGATACTTCTCTGGTTTACTGTTAGCCTCTATAAACCAGATTTGATAATCTTTATCGATGGCAATATCAAGACCCATTTCTGCCATTGGACCAAGCTCTCTTTCAATAATCTGTGAGATTTCGATAGCAACTTGATTGATTTGTGTTTGTGTGGGAAGGAGGGCACTATGGCTACGAAAATGTTCGTAGTAGTCTTGATAGTACATATCATCGGAGTCTAGGGTTGTAATGTAGGAATTCTCCCCAGCGATATTAACGTGGCGATAAACGGCCTCCCATTCACCTGCGCTGTTTTTTTGCGTTAATACACGAATATCGGTAGGTCGATTTTCGTAGTGTAGTAGATTGATTCCCTGTTGGATCAAGTATCTTTTATCTGGAAGTATTAGTGTCTCAAGTAAAGTTAGAACCTCCTGTAAGCTCTCTAAATGTAGCGCTTTTAGACCTAGATTATTGTCGTAGTAGGTTACTTTATACTGGTCAGATTTCTCGATGGTAATGATTTCACGTCCGCGACTACCATAAAATGATTTAATAAATAGTAATGAATAGCGTTCTAGCATGCAAGTGATGTCAGCCAATTCTTTATATTCTATGGTCTCTGGTAAGTATGGTTTAATGAAGCTGTATTTAGAAAGTGCTTTATAAAGCTGCCATTTACCCAAGTAATGTAAGCTATTAATCTTTTTTATGGTTTTGTCATAGCTAAATTGCTGACGGATATGCTTAACCAGTGCTTTGTGTTCTGGTTCAAATGAAGCACCCCGATCATATAAAACATCAGGCATTGGGTACCATTTCTTGTGCCATGTTTTTGTGTTTATATTGTAGCTATAACCGTGGATTATACAATCAAACCAATTGATATCGTTTACTGAAAAAAAGTAGGTGACACATTTGGAATGCTCATTAGCAAGCATATGATTTTGGATTAGAGTAGGTGTCTCCTCTCCCTGTTCAAGCTCCTGTATGTACCGTGTATTTAAAAACACACCAACAACAGGCCCCAGATGGATTTTGTCATCTTTTTTCCAAATATGCAATTGCATATCTTCGTATAAAGACAGATGTTCTAGAAGTAAACTCGGTATTTGTAAGCTGTGAGCAAGCTGCTCAGCACTTGACGTATTCTGTTCGTAGGAAAAGCTAGCTTCTGTGTGAAGCTTTCCAGCTACTAATGTATAGGTTTCATGTTCTTCTAATCCAAGCTGGTTAAATAATGATGGGGGAAGAAGGCAGTGAGAAACCGTTGCATCTGTAAATGTTAAGCGTTTTAAATTAACAAGCATAAACTCACTCCTAATGCTTTGTTCAATGTATAGCCAATACTTTAGTATATGAAGCAGCTACTGATTACGGTTGGGCAAACATACAAGCAAGCGACTAAATTAGAACGTATAATAAAGAAACTTTAGTTGCATGTGAACATAAGGAGTTGAATTCATAATGTCGATGCCGAAAATTCCAAATATCACTCCAGATATACGTTTAGACCGTGATGATGTAATCAATATCCTGTTAGCATCAATTGCCTTTGAGGAGTTAGCATTAGCTCATGTAATAAATGCTGAAGCGGAGAAGCTTCAATCTGTACTTGGTACGCTCCATGGGCAGCGAGTCAAACAACAAAGACTAGAAGACTTATTACTAGTCAATAAGAGTGTGAATAAAATACTACGGGATACGATTAAGAAAGAAATGCTACTTCAATTTAAGCTAGAGGATTGTCTAGAATTAATTGAAAAAGAGGACGATGATGACGAAGGGTGAAATTATAATAGGTGAAGGTAGATAACTCTTCCTTCACCTAACTATTTCAAAGTAGAGGTTATTTGTTTTTTATACATTTTTCTATTCATAATAGTCGATAATTGCCTGCGTCATAGCTTCAGCCATTTTCTGCTGGTAAGCTGGGTCGATTAGCTTGGCCTCATCCTGTCTGTTAGAGAGAAAACCTAGCTCCATAAGCACTGATGGGAAAGGGTTATGCTGCACAACAACAAAAGACTGCTCCTTTACACCTAGCCACCTAGTTCCAATTGCTTCAGATACATGCGAGCCAAGCAGTAGTGCAAGCTCTCTACTTTGAAACGAGTGTGGACTGCCATCGTAATAGAAAGCTGCTGTCCCATTTATAGATAGGTCAGCCGGGAAATTATCAGCATGAATACTAATAAAGAGATCTGCTTCAAAGTCACAGGTGATATCTAGGCGCTTCATTAAATCCTTATAGGTTTCGTAATACTTGCCTTGATATACAGTGTTGTCATCGTAGCGGGTCATGCTGATAACAGCTCCAGCGTCTTCGAGAGCTGCCTTTAATAAATATGCTACGTTAAGATTGAAATCCTTCTCTAGCACACCCGATTGTCTACCATAGGTACCTACCTCTGAGCCTCCGTGGCCAGGGTCAAGCATTATCCGTTTACCTTTAATGCCACGATTGCTAATATCTATTGTCAATGAGCTACTATCACTAAAAACCTTCCACGTTACGGATTGTTTTGCTTCAATAATAATATCCTGTGGCCTACGTTGTATTTCAGTAATTTTAGCTGAATTATTTATATCTAAAGCATTATATTCTATTGAGACATCGTTTGTGAAGCTTAGTATTAACTGATTTTCCTCGATAGTAAAGCTATAATCAGGTCGTCCGCTGGTAATGAATTTTAATTGCTGGCGGTCATCTAATTCAAGCAAAGCGGCTTGATACACAACGGGAGTAAAGGACAAGGTATAACTAGTTTCAGTATCCTGTATTAGTGTTGCATAGGTCCAACCACGAGTGAAAACTTCCAGCTGATTTGAAAATGTTCTGAATAATGGGATGTCAAAATGATTCAAATCGAAAATACTATTAGGTAGTAACATGTTGTTAAAATAAATGGTATACTTACCGTTATTATTATCACTCAAAACAGCTTCAAATGGTGTGTTTGATGTAAGCTTTAACGAGTTATTATTGATAATTTCTAGATTAATACCAGAACGGTCTATAGCCAATAATTCAATTGCGGGTGTAATGAACCTCTTGCTGACCCAGCCTATGTTTCCGTTATAAGAAACCTGATACCATGTGGAGTGTTCGCCGATAATATCTAGTTGCTCACCCTTTGATACAGTTGCTAGTATGGCAGAGTTCCAATTTGTATTTGGGTGAAGTCGAATATTTAAAGTACTAGCATTAACTATACCCGATTTAACAAGTGCATTATAATCATATTGTAGTGCGTTGTTATATTCGTACAATAGGTTTTCGAGAGTACTAATTCCCAGTGGAGCTAATGCTCCATGATTACTTGATTCTAATTGATTACTAGGCAAGCTGTCGTTGTAATGGTTTGGGAAGGTTTGCTGGACAACCTGTGAGCCGATTATGAATACTGTTGCAACAGAGAGAACAACAAATAAAAAGTATCGTATCATGGTGAATTGGTAGCCTCCTAACAGATGTTAGTATTAACGTATTTTCGAAGCTTTTATACTTTGCGTAATTAAATTGTATTATAATTAGCGCTATTTGTAATTATAATTAATATGGTTGCTATTATATTCTTGTAGTTTTAGAATATATTAAACGAATGATATGTTATAATATTTCTCATACTATCTAACCTTTTAGAAAGGGAGTTTAACACATGGTTTCTGAAAAGCTAACACTATGGCAAAAAAATAAAACCTTGCTACGCATTATTACTGTGGAAAAAGGTAAGGGTCATCAAGTACACGTGGGAAATGTTTTATATGCTGACGAACAGAGTGGAAGCTTTCTCTTCTACGATTTGGATCAAAAGAAAAATTATAATTTTTCAATGAACGAAATAGAAGATATACAGCCATATGAAAAACCACCTACAAATGCTCCTGCAAAACAATTACAAAAGCAATTTAATAAATCAGCACCCAAGATAGAAGAGTTTAAGGAAGACGTTAGGGATGAAGCTATCGCACTTATTAAAAGCTTGCCCTCTAGCAAATTGTATGCGTTAATACCGTTGTTACAATTATTAAAGAATTCAGACGCAAAAAAATAACTATCCGCAGCAATAAGCTTACTAATGCGTAATTTAAACATAATTTGTGAAATAAGAGTGTGATAATTGTGACGTAATATTGTCTAAATAACAAAATTCATATTTTTTTCACAAGTTTACGATAGCATTTTATTGATATCATAAGCGAACCTTGAGGGGGCACATTTTTAATGAAAAAAAATATTTATCAAAAGCTGGGATGTTCAGTGATAGCTATAGCTATGCTATTAAGTCTGTTAGCAGGCCCAGCGATAGTTTTTGCACAAGAGCAAGACGATTTTACCTTTGAAAGTATAATGTTATCAATTCGACCAGAGTTTGATCATCCGCCAGGTTGGTTTGATTCAGAGATTCCAGCAGTGTTAGTTATTAACATTGCAGACGTTGTAAACAACACAAATGAACCGATTACAACATTGAGTTACCCAGCACCTATTGATGAACCTAATTTTTTCGTCTATGCTGTAGGTCAGATGCGAACAGATCAAGCGGGTAGGTATTTCCCAGCACCTCACGTGTTGTCGGACGGGCATATTCACCTAGACTTAAGGGATTATCCAATCATGCCCAATGAGGATTATAGATTAACTGTTCAATATTATTACAACCCATTCACTATTGATGGAGCCAGAAAATCTTTTGACTTTGAGTTTGCGCCAGAATTTAATGCTGAAGAGGTTAGGGTTGATTTGCAAATTCCACCAGCAGGAAGAAATGCTAGAGTTGAGCCTGCTGAATATGCCCTTAGGGATGTTACGCACACAAATGTAAATGTAGATAATCCAATAACAATAGATATAGCATATGACAAAGCAGATAACAGACCTACAAACCTGCCACAAAATCAAGGTGGACAGGCTAGGGAAGGCGATAATATGTTAATTGGCTTTGTAGCACTAATGATTATTATTGGTTTTGTATTTTTTCTAGTATTAAAGAGTAAGCCAAGTGAGAAGCAGGATAGAAAAACTCGCAAACGTAATCAAGAGCAAGAAGTAATTGAGAAACAACCAAAGAAACAAGCAAAGCAACAGCCAAAACAGCAAGCAGCGAACAACGAAGAAAAACCAAGAAAAGCAGTTGCCAAGTCGAAACCTAAAATGCAGGTTGCAGATGCATCGCAGGCCCAGAAAGATCTTAGGAAAAAACTTATAGCTGGCGAGATCGATGAAGAAACATATAAAGCAGAAATTAAAAAATTAAATCAATAAGCTGGTTTAGGTAAAATACTGAACCCTAGCTGTGGGGAATTTATTTTGGATTTGCGAGCGCATAAAAGCATCTAATTCTGCCGCTTGTTCATTGTGGTACAGCCATTTTCCGCGCCCATATTTACCCCATTTGTATTTGCGTGTTTCCTCATTCATATCGAGTTTTGTGTTAGGAAAACGTTCAAGTATTACTTTCTTTGCTGCTTTAGTAAATCTATATTGTATTAGCTCGAAGGTTAGGTCCTTGATCGACGAAGGATCTAGCCTTCTTTTTAGTTTATTGAACATGTCCTCATAATCATCCTGCCAGCCCTCATAATGCATTATAGGCGCTAAGATAAAGCCAAGGGGATACCCAGCGCTAGCTATCTTCTCGGCAGCTTCAATCCGTTCATCAAGGGTTGCGGTCATTTGTTCGAAATTACGAATAACATAGCTAGAATTAAGACTAAACCTAAACCGAGTATGATCATTATGCTCAAGCTTAAGTAACGAATTTATATGAGCGAATTTAGTAACAACACGTAATCGACCGTATTTTGATTTAGCAAAAAAGTTAATCGCTTTTTTTAGTGAGCCAGTTAGATGCTCTACACCTACTGGGTCGGAGCTACTTGCAGCTTCAAAAAAGGTCAGTCTAGGTGCCCTCTTTTCAATGTGTTGGTTGATATTATCTAATATTTCATCTGTGTTGACATAGACACGAATATATGGTTTTTTTCCCATAGTTGTTTGTAGATAACAGTAATGACAGCTACCAATACAACCAGTCGACATTGAGAACTGGTAGTTTGCTGAGGGTTTGCATATATCAAGTTCCATAGATTTTTTCACACCAACCACTATAGTACGTTTAGCATTTCTGTATGCATCTATTGGATTTTTACCAGGAATACCAGTTACTCTGTTATGTGAGGGTATCATTTCGACAGGAACGCCTACGTCAGGCAATTTTTTGAATAAGGTACGACCAAGTGAATATTCAAGAGCTTCTGCTTCAAAATAGGCCCTCTCAGGCTTAAAGTGTTTCAGAATAATTCCTCCAATACTTTACACCAAGCGACTTACTTGGCATAATAGTTTATAGTATCAAGTTTAGGTATATTTTTATCATGGGGAGGCTTTTTTATGTCAACATCAAAAAAACGTAGTAATGAACCAGTAATGTCTAAAAAGAAAAGAAGAAGGGTTAATATCATGAGAGTGGTAATGATAATTGTAATAATTATGATTTCTGTAGGACTAGTTGGAGGCTCTTTCTTGTTTTTATTTTAAGCATTAACATTTTATTTTAAGCTTCTATATTTTTTATAATAAGCTTCTACTATTGAAGCTTTTTTATTTTATAAAAAATGTGTGAAATAGTCGGAATTTGTGTGTGGTTGGTGTGTTTACTGTTGTATTAGTTATGATTAACAGTTATAATACAGTTGTAAACAAAAGGGATATTATTATATTTATAAACAAAAATTAAATGAGACAGGTAATAAGCGGAGGTGCAGTATGCCAACAAAACACGAACAAATTCTTAAATATATCGAAGACCTTCCTGTAGGCAACAAAATTTCTGTGCGTCGAATTGCTAAGGATTTAGATGTCAGTGAAGGAACAGCTTACAGAGCAATCAAGGAAGCAGAAGCACAGGGGTATGTTAGTACAATAGAGCGTGTTGGTACAGTTCGTATAGAAAAGAAGCAAAAGAAAAATATTGAGAAGCTTACATTTGCAGAGGTTGTAAACATCGTTGATGGCTCTGTACTTGGGGGGCGTTCAGGACTTCATAAAACACTACATAAGTTTGTAATCGGCGCCATGGAAATTGACGCTATGCTTAAATATGTTGACCCTGGTAGCTTATTAATTGTAGGTAATAGAAATGAAGCGCATAAAGTAGCTATTAAGCAAGGAGCTGCAGTTCTTATTACAGGTGGATTTGAAACAACTGAAGAGATAAAAAGGCTAGCTGATGAATTCGAGCTACCGATAATCACTTCAACCTATGATTCATTTACGGTGGCTTCTCTAATTAATCGGGCAATTTACGATCGATTAATTAAAAAGGAAATTGTCCTAATTGAAGATATATTGTCTAAAAGTGCAGAAATTAGCTATTTGTCTATATACGATACTGTTAAGGACTATAGTACACTCGCAGAAGCCTCAGAGCATAGCCGTTTTCCTGTAGTTGATGAGGTCATGCGTGTGCAAGGGATTGTCACTCCAAAGGATACTTTAGGACAAGAAGAAGATATGTCTATAGAAAAGGTTATGACTAAAAATCCGATTACTGTTGCTATGAAAACATCTGTCGCATCGGCTGCCCATGTTATGGTTTGGGAAGGGATTGAATTATTGCCAGTTGTCGAGAATAGAAAGCTAGTTGGGGTCATCAGTAGGCAAGACGTAATCAAGGCATTGCAGTACATTCAAAAACAGCCGCAAATTGGACAGACTATCGAGGATATTGTACTGTCTAACTTTACAGAAGAAAAAGTAGATGATCGATCTATCCGCTTGCATGGTGAAATAACACCACAAATGTCAAATCAGCTAGGTGGAGTTTCCAGTGGTGTGCTTATGATGCTGATTACTGAGGCTGGATATTCAGCATTGAGAAAAACAAAAAATAGCGACTTAGTAGTGGAAAATATCGTTATTTACTTTTTAAAGCCTGTTCAAATTGATGTGAATTTAACTGTAAAATCGCGGGTTATCGATAGTAGTAGAAAGTTTGGTAAGGCTGATATAGAAGTATATCATGGTGAACAATTAGTTTGTAAATCATTATTAACAGCCCAGGTTTTAGAAAAGTAAGCTAAACACAATAAACGAAAGTCAAAAAAAGTCAAACAAAGTCAAAAAAATATCTCTATAAATGTATATAAAAGACAAAATGTTGGCAACCATAATAAATCATTTTTTTAATTAATTGGATAGTGATGAAAAAAACGGAAATAAGCACTGTGACTATATTGCTGACATGGTGTTATTGGCGCTAATGCCTAGTGAATCACTAGTAAATTGAACTGTTATACATACAAGCGCATACCTGTATCATATACAAAAAGAGCATGACCTATCTGGTTATGCTCTTTTAATTTGCATAAAGACTATATTACTATTTTGAATTCATATAAACTACATCTAACAACGCACTATTGGTCAGACCATCAATAGATAGCAATTATTTAACAATCTATGTTATATTAACTAGTGAAATGAGACGGTTATAAATGCCTATACAAAAGGGAGGATATATATGAACCAAAAACTTATTAATGAATTGATTTCTGCAATTGGTAGTGATAATGTACTATATGAGGACGCTGACTTAGTTAGTTATTCTTATGATGCGACACCTGACATGCCTAGTCAACAACCTGATGCAGTAGTGACGCCTGAGACAACAGAGCATGTAATCGAAATTGCTAAGATTGCGGATAAGTACAATATCCCTATCTATACTCGTGGAGCTGGCACAAATCTCAGTGGTGGAACAATTCCGATAGATAAAGGTATTGTACTGCTGATGGTGAAGATGGATAAAATCATCGAGGTTGATGCTGAGAACTTAACTGCAACAGTTGAACCAGGAGTAATTATTCAAGATTTAAATGATGCAGTATCGAAGCATGGGTTAATCTACCCACCTGACCCAGGGACTGTTAAGACAGCTACTATGGGCGGCAGTGTTGCTGAGAACTCAGGTGGCTTACGCGGTCTTAAATACGGTGTGACGAAGCATTATATTATGGGCTTAGAAATCGTACTTGCTGACGGTAAGTTAGTAAAATTCGGCGGGAAAACAGTTAAAAATGTTACTGCCTATGATTTCGTAAAGTTATTTACAGGTTCTGAAGGTACTTTAGGAATTATTACAAAAATTATAGTTAAATTAATACCTGCACCAGAGACTAGAAAAAGCATGTTAGCTTCTTTTAAAACACTAGATGATGCTGGTAATGCTGTTTCTAGTATAGTTGCTGGTAAAGTAATACCTGCAACCCTTGAGATTTTAGATAATACAACAATTAATGTTGTTGAAAACTATGTTAAGGCAGGTCTGCCAACGGATGCTGAGGCAGTGTTGCTGATAGAGGTTGATGGTATTCCTGAGGTTGTAGAGAAGGAAGCTAAGGTTGTAGAGGAAGTTGTCAAAAACAACAATGGAGATATCCAAATTGCTCAGACAGATGCTGAAAGAGATAAGCTGTGGGCTGCTCGTAGAGCTGCATTACCTGCGTTGGCGCAAGTTAGTCCGACAACTGTACTAGAGGATGCAACTGTTCCTCGTAGTGAGATTACCGCTATGTTGCGTGAACTGAAGCGCATAGCTGAAAAATATGATTTGAGGATTGGAACCTTTGGTCATGCGGGAGACGGAAACTTACATCCTACAATCCTTACAGACGAGAGAAATGAAGAAGAAATGAAACGTGTTCATAAGGCAGTTGATGAGATTTTCGAAGCTGCACTTAAATTAGGAGGAACACTGACGGGTGAGCATGGAATTGGTATGGCAAAAATGCGCTACCTCGGCTGGGAATTAGGAGAAGAAGGTCTAGAGGTTATGAGGAAGGTCAAAGAAGCACTTGATCCGAAATACCTGTTAAACCCAGGCAAAATGGTTCAGAGGAGTGAGTAATGTGGCCCAATATTTACTAGAGCAACTAGATGAAGATATCATCAAATGTATGAAATGTGGTAATTGCCAGGCTGCTTGCCCTATTTATAAAGAAACAAAAATGGAAGGTGATGTAGCAAGGGGTAAAATTCAGCTTGCAGCGGCTGTGTTGAAAGGTAAACTAGGCTATTCAAAAAGTCTTGAGAAGAGACTATTAAATTGTTTAACCTGTAAAGCATGTTCAGTTACCTGTCCTTGTGGTGTAGATTGCACGAAGATTATTATTGCAGCAAGGCAGGCGTTGGTTGCTCAGCGCGGTCTACCAAAGGTGAAAAGAGCAATTTTTGAGCTTGTGAAACGACCAAAGCTATTTGATGTTTCTATGAAAACAGGGGCTGTCTTTAGTCCGATAGCCATAGATAGGAAGGGTAAGCTTAGGTTTCCTATATTAAATACGAAGAAGGTATACCCTAATCTAGCGACTAAACCGTTCCGTGATCGTTATCCAGAGGCGAATAAAGCAACAGAGAAAGCTAAAGAAGCAGCAAAAAAGACTATGAAAGTTGCTTTGTTTACAGGCTGTTCAATAAATTATATATATCCTAACGTAGGAAAATCGTTAGTCGATATTTTAAATGCTAATGGAATTGACGTTGTTATACCTAAGGATCAGCATTGCTGCGGTGCGCCAGTGTATATACATGGTGATCGTAAATCTGCTACAGAGCTAGCAAAATCTAACGTCAATGTTATGAAAAAATATGACGTAGATGCAATAATTACGGCCTGTGGTACGTGTGGAAGTCAGTGGCAAAAGTATTTTCCAGAGATGCTAAGTGGAGATGAACTTGAGTCTACGGCCAAGGAGATTGGAGCAAAGGTTTACGATATAGCATACTTCTTAACAGACGTTATAAAGTATAATCCTGAAAATCTAGGACCAGTTAATCGCACGGTAACATATCACGACCCTTGTCATTTAAAACGCGGTATGGGTGTTCATTCTGAACCTAGGGAGCTATTAAAAAGTATTCCTGAACTAAAATTTGTTGAGATGCAGAATGCTGATCGCTGCTGTGGTGGTGCAGGTTCATTTAGCTTAACACACTTTGATTTGTCGATGGATATACACAAGACTAAATCTGATGCAGTCGCCAAGTCTGGTGCTGATACCATAGTTACTGGATGTGGATCTTGCATGATGCAATTTGCAGATGGGAACGATCAGATAAAATCAGAGCTTCCAATCATGCATACAATGGAAATTTTAGCTGAATCATATCGAAATAAAGAGAAATAGAAACTATAAATTAGACATAATTATATAGAGAAAAATGGATAGGATTAACTATGGAAAAGAGAAGGAATACAAAAGGCTAAAAAGGCTAATGATAATACTGGAAAAGTAGCTAAATGGGATTTTTCTCAGCTAATGAATAATCTGAAATTAGAGGCAGGAAATCTTTAGGTAGATGTAGAAAAAAAAGAGAACTGCAGAAGCATTAGCAGACGAGTTACGATGTTAAGGAGGTGTTAATGGGAGAAAATAGAAAAAGAGAAGAAGTCAACAAGTAATATAGTTAAGAAGGAACAGAGAGAAAAAGACAAAGAGAAACACAAAAAGAAAGACAAGAGCATCAATAGACAAAACACCAGAGAGTAGTAAGACTATAAGAAGTACACAATATTGAGGAGGTTAAAGCATGTATGCATTGTTAGCAACAGCACCTATTATTACGGTATTTATTTTCTTAGTTGTTCTAAGATGGCCAGCTAAGTATGCTATGCCAGTAGCGTTAGCGGTTACGTCGATTTTGGCTTTAACAGTTTGGGGTACTACAGGAACAGTTGTAGCAGCTTCTATTATCCAGGGTGTGTATGTAGCAATTTCATTACTATGGATTGTATTTGGAGCAATCTTGCTATTAAACACACTACAGAACAGTGGAGCAGTTAGTACAATTCGTCGTGGGTTTATGGATATTACTGACGACAGAAGAATCCAGGTTATCATTATCGCTTGGATGTTTGGAGCATTTATTGAAGGGGCTGCAGGCTTCGGTACACCAGCGGCAATCGCAGCACCATTACTTGTTGCTATAGGTTTCCCAGCGATGGCAGCAGTTACAATGGCGTTAATTATCCAAAGTACACCAGTATCCTTCGGGGCTGTTGGTACACCGATTTTAGTAGGTGTTAACAGTGGTCTTGATACTGAGGCTGTAAGAGAAGCTGTAGCTGCAGCTGGTATGGAATGGTCTGAATATTTGTACCAAATTGGTGTGAATGTTGCGGTATTCCACGGATTAATTGGAATTTTCATTCCGTTATTCTTAGTAATGTTATTAACTAAGTTCTTTGGTAAAAACAAAACAATTAAGGAAGGCTTAGAGGCAGCTCCTTTCGCTATCTTTGCTGGACTTGCGCTAACAGTTCCTTATATGGCAGTAGCATATCTATTAGGACCTGAATTCCCATCATTACTAGGTGGATTAATTGGATTAGGTATCGTTGTAATTGCAGCAAAGAACAAGTTCTTAACTCCAAAAACTTCTTGGGATTTTGCTCCTAAGAACGAGTGGGATAAGAAATGGTTTGGAACAATTGAAATTGATGCTGGTGCAGAAAGACCTGGTATGACTTTAACTAAAGCTTGGATTCCTTACGTATTAGTTGGTGCTTTCCTTGTTATTAGTAGAACTGTGCAACCGATTACAGAAGCATTTACATCTGTAAACTGGGTAATTAGTGATATCCTTGGCACTGGAATTTCCCAAGGCTGGCAGCCAGTTTATTCGCCAGGTGGAATTTTCGTCATGGTTATCTTCTTGACCTTCTTTATTCAAGGCATGAAGTGGAAAGAGATGAGTGCAGCGATTTCTACATCTGCTAAGACTGTATTAGCAGCATCTGCAGCATTAGGATTTGCTTTACCAATGGTACGTGTATTCATTAACTCTGGTATGGGGTCTGATCTTCAAAGCATGCCTCTAGAGTTAGCAGCTGGAACAGCAGCTCTTGCTGGTGGTGCATGGCCGTTCTTCGCTTCAATTATTGGAGCTCTTGGAGCATTTATTGCAGGTAGTAATACTGTAAGTAACATGATGTTCTCGTTATTCCAATTTGGTGTA from Desulfuribacillus alkaliarsenatis includes the following:
- a CDS encoding YheC/YheD family protein, whose protein sequence is MLVNLKRLTFTDATVSHCLLPPSLFNQLGLEEHETYTLVAGKLHTEASFSYEQNTSSAEQLAHSLQIPSLLLEHLSLYEDMQLHIWKKDDKIHLGPVVGVFLNTRYIQELEQGEETPTLIQNHMLANEHSKCVTYFFSVNDINWFDCIIHGYSYNINTKTWHKKWYPMPDVLYDRGASFEPEHKALVKHIRQQFSYDKTIKKINSLHYLGKWQLYKALSKYSFIKPYLPETIEYKELADITCMLERYSLLFIKSFYGSRGREIITIEKSDQYKVTYYDNNLGLKALHLESLQEVLTLLETLILPDKRYLIQQGINLLHYENRPTDIRVLTQKNSAGEWEAVYRHVNIAGENSYITTLDSDDMYYQDYYEHFRSHSALLPTQTQINQVAIEISQIIERELGPMAEMGLDIAIDKDYQIWFIEANSKPEKYPGPGIYNSDYPTKQFYNILEYAKYLTITKHPAKELLQSLVIKPSTLTNEADYEASHEQIPSVSVPELLYQYMSESKQKTFYLAIGQWRAPVIFTPNSTDNQIIIPYHLLAKYSDLFNIKCSFKWSNNTLTLGPVIGVFVSNGNIRRMRQQKPKFRHYELSNANNSCNTILYYFSIKDVDFVNQRILGMYYDSDDKCWKRRAFPLPEVFYDRGGGVLAKQKIKSQYIREQLNNIPNMKKINPQHYFDKWLTHKKLINQPDMIPFLPPTINYESIDSLKSMLDKHNHLYVKDSFGSNGRGILKVSRLSEHEYTYSYFSNRVYEETVGSIKALHSAIESFINSEHLVIQYAIPLIEIDNRSIDLRATMQRTGRNEVDILSLPVRMGCQYSPITSTQSGSNVFEFNSFFEDYLSYTKSEIEALRQKIESFLHTCYCSIETCYGVFGEIGIDFAVDVNGRIWFIECNAKPGYDAMYKSYDRNTIEKTFTNPLEYAKIITMYN
- a CDS encoding N-acetylmuramoyl-L-alanine amidase, which produces MIRYFLFVVLSVATVFIIGSQVVQQTFPNHYNDSLPSNQLESSNHGALAPLGISTLENLLYEYNNALQYDYNALVKSGIVNASTLNIRLHPNTNWNSAILATVSKGEQLDIIGEHSTWYQVSYNGNIGWVSKRFITPAIELLAIDRSGINLEIINNNSLKLTSNTPFEAVLSDNNNGKYTIYFNNMLLPNSIFDLNHFDIPLFRTFSNQLEVFTRGWTYATLIQDTETSYTLSFTPVVYQAALLELDDRQQLKFITSGRPDYSFTIEENQLILSFTNDVSIEYNALDINNSAKITEIQRRPQDIIIEAKQSVTWKVFSDSSSLTIDISNRGIKGKRIMLDPGHGGSEVGTYGRQSGVLEKDFNLNVAYLLKAALEDAGAVISMTRYDDNTVYQGKYYETYKDLMKRLDITCDFEADLFISIHADNFPADLSINGTAAFYYDGSPHSFQSRELALLLGSHVSEAIGTRWLGVKEQSFVVVQHNPFPSVLMELGFLSNRQDEAKLIDPAYQQKMAEAMTQAIIDYYE
- the splB gene encoding spore photoproduct lyase encodes the protein MGGIILKHFKPERAYFEAEALEYSLGRTLFKKLPDVGVPVEMIPSHNRVTGIPGKNPIDAYRNAKRTIVVGVKKSMELDICKPSANYQFSMSTGCIGSCHYCYLQTTMGKKPYIRVYVNTDEILDNINQHIEKRAPRLTFFEAASSSDPVGVEHLTGSLKKAINFFAKSKYGRLRVVTKFAHINSLLKLEHNDHTRFRFSLNSSYVIRNFEQMTATLDERIEAAEKIASAGYPLGFILAPIMHYEGWQDDYEDMFNKLKRRLDPSSIKDLTFELIQYRFTKAAKKVILERFPNTKLDMNEETRKYKWGKYGRGKWLYHNEQAAELDAFMRSQIQNKFPTARVQYFT
- a CDS encoding DRTGG domain-containing protein, which encodes MPTKHEQILKYIEDLPVGNKISVRRIAKDLDVSEGTAYRAIKEAEAQGYVSTIERVGTVRIEKKQKKNIEKLTFAEVVNIVDGSVLGGRSGLHKTLHKFVIGAMEIDAMLKYVDPGSLLIVGNRNEAHKVAIKQGAAVLITGGFETTEEIKRLADEFELPIITSTYDSFTVASLINRAIYDRLIKKEIVLIEDILSKSAEISYLSIYDTVKDYSTLAEASEHSRFPVVDEVMRVQGIVTPKDTLGQEEDMSIEKVMTKNPITVAMKTSVASAAHVMVWEGIELLPVVENRKLVGVISRQDVIKALQYIQKQPQIGQTIEDIVLSNFTEEKVDDRSIRLHGEITPQMSNQLGGVSSGVLMMLITEAGYSALRKTKNSDLVVENIVIYFLKPVQIDVNLTVKSRVIDSSRKFGKADIEVYHGEQLVCKSLLTAQVLEK